TTTGCActgaaaaatatgataaaatttattgattttaatggAGAGTCAAAAAAGTTAAGATAAAAGGCTAAACGTGTTTATTCATAGTAATAACTTATTGTTTTCTTATTATTCTGTTGATTAAGATTAGGAGAAACGTTTATAAATGTCTATAGTACGTCATTAATGGTTTATATGACTACTGCCACTATCCTTTTGTGTGTTATCggttataaaatactaattgtAAGCATCACTTCTCAATATTTCTataagattataattaatttgtgaaaataataactgcGCGCTTTTAGAGTTTTATAAAAGGATCAAATGCAGATGTAGTTACGTACCTAATATGTATACTTACGATATAtcttataatttcattattttgtattgTCAGTGAGCGCCTGACTTCAGAGGTATacctatttatatataaatactactTCCCTGATggatccgaattacggtaaattaccgcattttaccgcaaaataccgtaatttacggcaAATTTGCCTTAAACTACCACAATTTACGGCAAAATACTGTATTTGACGGTAATTCTTCTGAATTACCGTAATTTGCTCTAATTTGCTGTACTTTACTGTAAATTACGGCAATTATTCCAAATGCTGTAAATTACGGTACTTTGCGGTAAATTACGATAGTTTACCGTAATTCGAATCTGCTAGGGTatcattcataattttaatttgaattatttctgtAAGTTCTATTTACGATGAATGTTACAGTGTGATAAGGTGAATGAAGCATTTTGGAATTGCAAATGGTATAACATGCCACCAAATATGATTAAAGATATCATGTACTGTATTCTGAGATCACAGAACCCGCTGGCTcttaaaattggaaaattttcatattttggcAATAACACGCTGACgatcgtaatatttttttttgttcatttatattattttaaaatagcgTTAActgaaatattgtttttattttttcaggtcACAAAAACGGCTATGGGATACTTATCTGTGCtaagacattttttgataatcgaATAATTCGTCTCTCAAAAGTCTGATCAgtacagtttttattttcaaaggcATGCTATAAAACatgtttggaaaaataaatcccaaaaatttttattctaattttttttatataatttcggGGGGTAATTTTGACAATCCAATTGGATTCAGTCAGTTTGCTCACGATAAGGTACTGAACGAACTagtgtttttttgtttatcttaaattattacttgtgaataaaaattatttaaaaaaatgcaaatacaAGTATTGACCATACTCACTTAGCTTAAATTTCATGGTTTCACTGTATTTAAACATCGTGGAATGTAAAAACTACTGtcctcaataaaatttttgattcaaaaaattttcagtgatCGCAGCAACAATCGAATTCTTTGACTTTTAATCTATTaatcagaaaaattataaatcactaACAACTTTTTCAGGCTTAtggtttataaaattatttgaatttgatcttTTGAAAacagatttttcaattaaaaaatattaagattttcataaaattcacaatgatattatttgattttataaaaattaatatcaaatattatttaaatttgttgtgaagattatgagaaaaaataagagcattgaaaatattggtAGCGAATTCTGGGCAGGTACGAGGATCAAATATAGCCAGTAAcagtgtaaataaaagtaaatctATATGTTGTGGGGTTCTATCCTATATCCCCAGAAATATCCCGCAGATAATAACTGTGTAGAggtaaaaagtttataaaacttatattCACTGAAtacaaacttttaaattatggcAATTATAAGTATAGTACGTGAGACATCCCGAATACTATGTGAATATGTTTCTTCGGACATAGGAGCAGGCTTTTATTGTCATTCACGTTAAAACCGgcaaacaaacaaaatatgaAACAGTTGAGTAAAGTAAGTCTTTATGGTTTATAGGATAACTGACCTGatgaactttgaaaattgaactttACCAATTTGAACTTTACCAATTTgaacttttgtaaatttgaactttggtgatttgaaatttgacgATTTGGACTTACCTTCTTTCTCAggttttgtaaatttgaacatttgaaaatttgaatattttatgtgTACACGCACATAAAACCCCTAAGAAAAAGGCACCATACTATTTCAAGCGTATAGGTtcacataattaatatttccacGCACACAAAGCCTGAGAAAAAAGGTAAGTTCAAATCGCTAAAGTTCAAATTGTCAAGTTCAAAGtgtaaaagttcaaattttcgaAGTTCTCTAGGTATGAAACCGTTTATAGTGGTCAGTGACCGATGAACAATAAAAtcttaacataaatatttttataggatCAGAAAGATTTAGATGAAggtcttaaaatatttgattggAGTAGACGTGTGTCGAAATTCATCGGACTATGGCCTCTGGcaccaaataattttatattttttacaacattttcttatttttcggTCGTCATGATTCTCGAGTGGATGGATTTTTACTACTCGCTAAACGATTTCGACAAAATTCTCGACAATCTCACGGaaaatttgtcattttctCAGATTTACATCCGAGGAATAATACTAAAGTTACAAGTTAACAAACTTcgtcaaataataaaagtttctaTGGATGGTTTCAATgttaacaaattcaaaaattcatcagAAATAGAGATATTTTTGAGTTTCATTAacaaaggaaaattttttgttaaatcaattatttcatttatggcaatgacaataattacttGGTATATTAGCCCACTGACAGCTCCAGCTCCCATTGGTAAGCCCgctaaattaacaaataaaatttaaattatataattcgtaaattaacaattaacaattctATAGCTGACGACAATGAaacgataatttatattttgcctTATCGTTTCCACGTTGTCTTCGAAATAAATGACTTCAAATCCTATATGCTGACTTACATTTCATACGCACCCCATTCTCTCATCGACTGTTGCAGTCATGCATCAATAGAATGTTTTTTGATAACACTAATTTACTATCTGAGAGGAAGACTAGTTATTTTAGCTGGCAGAATTAATGCGCTCAATAATAAACCAAAAGtggaaaaatatgaaatcaaTGATATCATTGCCGAGCATAGTAGATTATTGAAGTAAAAAGTGGttacatttttatcaatttcagCGCCTtcatgtaataatttttttttcttaatctcGCTAACATAGATTTGGAGAAAcaattataagtatatataatacgTCATTGATGGTATATATGATGAGTGTCACTGTACTTTTGTGCGTCATTggttataaaatacttattgTAAGTATCATTACTTGGAGAGAAAATTAGAGTAACCATTCCGAGTATGTTTATGAACTATAAAACCTTAACGTTGTGATAATTATCTGGAATTAGGGGATATACtcccataatttttaagaaaagttTCCAAAACTATGGGAGtgattcctataattatggtaaAAGTTCCTACATTCTGTGGTAATTGAATAATTGTAGTGATTACCATACCCATGAAAATAGTTCCCATATTAGTCACATAGTGATAAATTCTATATCCATATTGGAACAGTTTTTTGGCAAGTATAAGAACAAACCGTGTGCATCATAATTTCGtttaccataaattatgggaattattacgaTAATTTTACAGGAACTATTTCGATATCGTGTAGGAATAAAACCGATTTAGAT
This genomic window from Microplitis demolitor isolate Queensland-Clemson2020A chromosome 6, iyMicDemo2.1a, whole genome shotgun sequence contains:
- the LOC106693423 gene encoding odorant receptor 30a-like, giving the protein MKQLSKDQKDLDEGLKIFDWSRRVSKFIGLWPLAPNNFIFFTTFSYFSVVMILEWMDFYYSLNDFDKILDNLTENLSFSQIYIRGIILKLQVNKLRQIIKVSMDGFNVNKFKNSSEIEIFLSFINKGKFFVKSIISFMAMTIITWYISPLTAPAPIADDNETIIYILPYRFHVVFEINDFKSYMLTYISYAPHSLIDCCSHASIECFLITLIYYLRGRLVILAGRINALNNKPKVEKYEINDIIAEHSRLLKFGETIISIYNTSLMVYMMSVTVLLCVIGYKILINFMTGPNADLVQYLIYIFITYLIIGLFCIVSERLISECNKVSEAFWNCEWYNMPPNTIKDIMFCILRSQKPLALQIGKFSYFNNNTLTIVTKTAMGYLSVLRHFVIIE